The following are encoded in a window of Prochlorococcus marinus str. MIT 1013 genomic DNA:
- a CDS encoding phosphotransferase enzyme family protein produces the protein MDYEKVKYITKQFFNKSEVLKIDLIDSGLINKTYIIEHLIYEEKSRFVLQCLSNIFESIDSVNYNHKLITDHIEKEIKINYLNLFNLRWEVPSLIRCKSNNLFLFPYGSEFWRAMVYIDNTFSLDSLEDNIMAYQTGLGLAKFHLTSSNLDFRKLKNSIKDFHNTKKYIDQFNQILKDYDFVKLDNNVNQRVRNLIFSLSKHIAYVNSILESLNQKSIENSVIHGDPKLSNFLFDIQYKYVVSLIDLDTVSSGYLLTDLADCIRSICNKAGEEPDNIDSVHFDVNFCKHFLNGYFSIENQKCDYCFGFLPEFIYLIIVELTIRFLNDYLQSNRYFKIKYHTENLYRAEVQNRLLTSFLTQIPKLSNSLHEIGIFSNPTFVSDVQKIV, from the coding sequence ATGGATTATGAAAAAGTTAAGTATATTACAAAACAATTTTTTAATAAGAGTGAAGTTTTAAAGATAGATTTAATAGATTCTGGTCTTATTAATAAGACGTATATAATTGAACATTTAATTTATGAAGAAAAGTCTAGATTTGTTTTACAGTGTCTTAGTAATATATTTGAATCCATTGATAGTGTTAATTATAATCATAAATTAATAACAGATCATATTGAGAAAGAAATAAAAATAAATTATCTTAATCTCTTCAATCTTAGATGGGAGGTTCCAAGTTTAATTAGGTGCAAATCTAACAATCTTTTTTTGTTTCCTTATGGTTCTGAATTTTGGCGAGCAATGGTATATATAGATAATACTTTTAGCCTTGATTCTTTAGAAGATAATATTATGGCTTATCAAACAGGCCTTGGTCTTGCAAAGTTTCATCTAACCTCTTCCAATCTAGATTTCAGAAAGTTAAAAAATAGTATAAAAGACTTTCATAATACGAAGAAATATATAGACCAATTTAATCAGATTCTAAAGGACTATGATTTTGTAAAATTAGATAATAATGTTAATCAAAGGGTTCGAAATTTGATTTTTAGTTTATCTAAGCACATTGCATATGTTAACTCTATATTAGAATCTTTAAATCAAAAAAGTATAGAAAATAGTGTTATACATGGTGATCCTAAACTGAGTAATTTTCTTTTTGATATTCAATATAAATATGTTGTTTCTTTGATTGACCTAGATACTGTGTCTTCTGGTTATTTACTTACGGATTTGGCTGATTGTATTCGTTCGATTTGTAATAAAGCAGGGGAAGAACCAGATAATATAGATAGTGTTCATTTTGATGTTAACTTTTGCAAGCATTTTCTCAATGGCTATTTCTCAATAGAAAACCAAAAGTGTGATTACTGTTTTGGTTTCCTTCCCGAATTCATTTATCTCATAATAGTCGAATTAACTATTAGATTCCTGAATGACTATTTACAATCAAATAGGTACTTCAAAATCAAATATCATACTGAGAATCTATATAGAGCAGAGGTTCAAAACCGTTTACTTACTAGTTTCCTTACCCAAATTCCTAAGCTGTCAAATTCACTTCATGAAATTGGGATTTTTTCAAACCCAACTTTTGTCTCAGATGTACAAAAAATTGTTTAG
- a CDS encoding O-acetylhomoserine aminocarboxypropyltransferase/cysteine synthase family protein, which yields MTSQRFETLQLHAGQVPDPATNSRAVPIYQTSSYVFNDVDHGANLFGLKEFGNIYTRLMNPTTDVFEKRIAALEGGVAALATASGQSAQFIAITNFLTAGDSFVSTSFLYGGSYNQFKVQFPRLGINVKFADGDDADSFEQQIDSSTKAIYVESMGNPRFNIPDFDGLSKLAKSKNIPLIVDNTLGAAGALIRPIEHGADVVVQSATKWIGGHGTSLGGVIVDAGTFDWGNGKYPLMSQPSAAYHGLVHWDAFGFGSDICGMLGVPADRNIAFALRARLEGLRDWGPAISPFNSFLLLQGLETLSLRIERHCSNALSLAKWLDDHSKVDNVSYPGLPKDKYNSRASSFMTNRGKGSMLIFSLKGGFDDAVTFINSLKLSSHLANVGDAKTLVIHPASTTHQQLSPEEQLSAGVTPTMVRVSVGIEHIDDILEDFEQALNLI from the coding sequence TTGACTTCCCAACGTTTTGAAACTCTTCAATTACATGCAGGCCAAGTACCAGATCCTGCCACCAACTCTAGGGCGGTCCCTATTTATCAGACAAGTTCATATGTTTTTAACGATGTAGATCATGGGGCGAACTTATTTGGCTTGAAGGAATTTGGAAATATCTATACTCGCTTGATGAATCCTACAACGGATGTTTTTGAAAAAAGAATTGCGGCTCTTGAAGGAGGAGTAGCTGCTTTGGCTACAGCATCAGGACAGTCTGCACAATTTATTGCGATTACCAACTTTCTAACTGCTGGAGATAGCTTTGTATCAACCTCTTTTTTGTATGGAGGCAGCTATAACCAATTCAAAGTTCAATTTCCACGTTTAGGAATCAATGTAAAGTTTGCTGATGGTGATGATGCAGATAGCTTTGAACAACAAATTGATTCATCTACAAAAGCAATTTATGTAGAATCCATGGGGAATCCTAGGTTTAATATCCCTGATTTTGATGGACTCTCGAAATTAGCCAAATCGAAAAATATCCCTTTAATTGTCGATAATACTCTTGGCGCTGCTGGAGCTTTGATTCGTCCTATTGAGCATGGTGCCGATGTAGTTGTTCAAAGCGCTACAAAATGGATAGGAGGTCATGGCACTAGTCTTGGAGGGGTAATTGTTGATGCAGGAACTTTTGACTGGGGAAATGGAAAATATCCTTTAATGAGTCAACCCAGCGCTGCTTATCATGGTTTAGTTCATTGGGATGCTTTTGGATTTGGCAGTGATATTTGTGGAATGCTTGGAGTCCCTGCAGATCGAAATATTGCTTTTGCTTTAAGAGCTAGGCTAGAGGGGTTAAGAGATTGGGGCCCAGCAATTAGTCCATTTAATTCATTTTTATTACTTCAAGGATTAGAAACTTTAAGTTTAAGAATAGAAAGGCATTGCTCTAATGCTCTTTCATTAGCCAAATGGTTAGACGATCATTCAAAAGTTGATAATGTTAGTTATCCAGGATTACCTAAGGATAAATACAATTCAAGAGCCTCTTCGTTTATGACCAATAGAGGAAAAGGATCAATGTTGATTTTCTCTCTGAAAGGTGGCTTTGATGATGCTGTAACTTTTATAAACTCTTTGAAACTTTCTAGTCATCTAGCTAATGTAGGAGATGCGAAAACATTAGTAATTCATCCTGCTTCAACAACTCATCAACAGTTATCTCCCGAAGAACAGTTGTCGGCAGGTGTTACTCCGACCATGGTAAGAGTGTCTGTTGGTATAGAGCACATTGATGATATTTTAGAGGATTTTGAGCAGGCCCTAAATTTAATTTAA
- a CDS encoding homoserine O-succinyltransferase produces the protein MALILPRSYHKISSIEKNHISWIEPELAERQDIRPLRIGILNIMPLGKQYEFNLLHPLGLSPLQIEPIWIRLKSHSYRTWDLEHLKNLYVHWEEAMSPTPLDGLIITGAPVEHLPFEEVNYWKELVNLIEEAKLKCASTLGLCWAGFAMAYMAGVEKNNFNKKLFGVYPMRSLVPGHSLMGTQDDEFLCPQSRHAGLPDIEMEKAEKKGKLRLLAHGEKVGYTIFETPDQRQLMHLGHPEYNVDRLKSEMERDKKRGDVPPPENFDLNKSNTSWRSHRNLLFQQWLWFCYQRVSLSI, from the coding sequence ATGGCTTTAATACTTCCTCGTAGTTATCATAAAATTTCATCAATTGAAAAAAATCATATTTCATGGATTGAGCCTGAATTAGCAGAAAGGCAGGATATTAGACCTCTTCGGATTGGGATATTAAATATTATGCCTTTAGGAAAACAATATGAATTTAATTTATTGCACCCTTTAGGACTTTCACCTCTACAAATAGAACCTATATGGATAAGACTAAAATCCCATTCATATAGAACCTGGGATTTAGAACATCTAAAAAATTTATACGTTCATTGGGAGGAGGCGATGTCTCCAACGCCTCTAGATGGGTTGATAATTACTGGAGCACCTGTGGAGCATCTCCCATTTGAAGAAGTCAATTACTGGAAAGAATTAGTAAATTTAATTGAGGAAGCAAAATTAAAATGTGCAAGTACCCTAGGACTCTGTTGGGCTGGTTTTGCAATGGCATATATGGCTGGTGTTGAGAAAAATAATTTCAATAAAAAGCTTTTTGGTGTATATCCAATGAGAAGTCTTGTTCCTGGTCATTCTTTAATGGGAACACAAGATGATGAGTTCCTTTGCCCACAAAGTCGGCATGCTGGTTTACCTGATATTGAAATGGAAAAAGCTGAAAAGAAAGGCAAGCTAAGACTATTGGCTCACGGAGAAAAAGTAGGTTATACAATTTTTGAAACTCCAGACCAAAGGCAATTAATGCACTTAGGACATCCCGAATATAATGTTGATCGATTGAAATCAGAGATGGAAAGGGATAAGAAAAGAGGCGACGTACCGCCTCCTGAAAATTTTGATTTGAACAAATCAAATACTTCATGGAGATCACATAGAAACTTATTATTTCAACAATGGTTATGGTTCTGTTATCAACGCGTGAGCCTAAGTATTTAA
- a CDS encoding FAD-binding protein translates to MIKNSLSLINQNSNDSDVLGVFETVNTELFQLLKSSQQTYKPFLVSSGGTTSRAAADKHLILDLRKNYQNISFDLDKKHVEIEAGVTMGELSSFLKKHQRSFPIGLSGKTGMGYILTGGISPLSKSRGLAIDQIIEIKGFWGNGKEFHLLRPNTKEESTSEWKALCGAAIFLGIITKVKLKTQPLRPLISWTANLTFSQLSECINQAESWPNSLSFQWICGEDIFAHAIGEVKDTGDESILINLLERLPFSRNRIINKFNDMNSLPNLSLGNNKNNNSHHSEVLGLLGPAWQESNSQVLKILKDLINKRPNKYCYVASQQLGGVTNLNDLDTSFIHRDAIWKPWINGAWEANDQTKRKRSLEWMKECWNNLEFICPGVHLAQIHPHLEWHEKELSSAFKNWLPKLREIKAIYDPSNVMPPLNN, encoded by the coding sequence ATTATTAAAAATTCACTGTCACTAATAAATCAAAATTCCAATGATAGTGATGTCCTTGGGGTTTTCGAAACTGTCAACACAGAATTATTCCAATTACTCAAATCATCCCAACAAACTTACAAACCATTTTTAGTATCTAGTGGAGGAACTACAAGTAGAGCAGCCGCAGATAAACATTTGATTTTAGACCTGAGAAAAAACTACCAAAACATATCTTTCGATTTAGACAAAAAGCATGTAGAGATTGAAGCTGGTGTAACGATGGGAGAGTTATCATCTTTTTTAAAAAAGCATCAAAGAAGTTTTCCAATTGGTTTGTCAGGGAAGACAGGAATGGGATATATCTTGACCGGTGGAATAAGTCCACTTAGTAAAAGCAGAGGGCTAGCAATTGATCAAATAATTGAAATTAAAGGTTTTTGGGGTAACGGAAAAGAATTTCATTTATTACGACCAAATACAAAAGAAGAATCAACTTCTGAATGGAAAGCCCTTTGCGGTGCAGCTATATTTCTTGGCATAATCACAAAAGTAAAGTTAAAAACTCAGCCACTAAGACCACTAATAAGTTGGACAGCGAATCTTACATTTTCTCAGCTATCTGAATGCATTAATCAAGCAGAAAGCTGGCCTAACTCACTTAGCTTTCAATGGATATGTGGAGAAGATATTTTTGCTCATGCAATTGGTGAAGTTAAAGATACTGGTGATGAGTCAATCTTGATTAATTTATTAGAAAGACTGCCTTTCTCGCGGAATCGAATCATTAATAAATTCAACGATATGAACTCTTTACCAAACTTAAGCTTAGGAAACAATAAAAATAATAATTCACACCATTCGGAAGTTCTTGGTTTACTTGGCCCTGCATGGCAAGAGAGTAATTCACAAGTTTTAAAAATCCTTAAAGATTTAATCAATAAAAGACCTAACAAATATTGTTATGTAGCTTCTCAACAATTAGGGGGGGTAACAAATTTAAATGATCTTGATACTTCATTTATTCATCGTGATGCGATATGGAAACCTTGGATTAATGGGGCTTGGGAAGCTAACGATCAAACGAAGAGAAAAAGATCCCTTGAATGGATGAAGGAGTGTTGGAATAATCTAGAGTTCATATGCCCTGGCGTGCATCTTGCGCAAATACATCCACATTTAGAGTGGCACGAAAAAGAATTATCATCAGCATTCAAAAATTGGCTTCCAAAATTACGAGAAATTAAAGCCATTTATGACCCAAGCAATGTAATGCCACCTTTGAATAATTAA
- a CDS encoding sirohydrochlorin chelatase, protein MISSASINYQYPSNIGIVLCGHGSRDTRAVEEFINVVNKIKSRVPNIPLAFGFLEFNRPIISEALDELRNKKVERVIALPAMLFAAGHTKNDIPALLNKYSAGNGLPIQYGRELGINSLMIGAAGARIKEIIDSNPAFPLSETLLVVAGRGSSDPDANSNVCKITRMLVEGFGFGWGETVFSGVTFPLVEPGLRNALKLGFKRVIILPYFLFSGVLVSRVRNHSMKVANDNPDVNFLHAGYLSDQDLVIDTFMERIQEVFHGENFMNCALCKYRSNLLGFESEVGYEQISHHNHVEGCLDICAENNAHEHSHEHFPYPHAEHPLGPVTLRSLNKSQI, encoded by the coding sequence TTGATTTCTTCGGCATCAATCAATTATCAATATCCATCTAATATTGGAATTGTTTTATGCGGACATGGGAGTAGAGATACTAGAGCAGTAGAGGAGTTTATAAATGTAGTAAATAAAATAAAATCTAGAGTACCCAATATTCCACTTGCATTCGGATTCCTAGAATTCAATCGACCAATAATCAGTGAGGCCTTAGACGAACTTAGAAATAAGAAAGTAGAGAGAGTAATTGCTTTACCCGCTATGTTATTTGCTGCGGGACATACTAAAAATGACATCCCTGCGCTTTTGAATAAATACTCTGCTGGAAATGGACTTCCCATTCAATATGGCAGGGAGCTTGGCATAAATTCTTTAATGATTGGTGCAGCAGGAGCAAGAATCAAAGAAATAATTGATAGTAATCCAGCATTTCCTCTTTCAGAAACATTACTTGTTGTAGCAGGTAGGGGATCGTCAGATCCAGATGCTAATTCAAATGTTTGTAAGATTACAAGGATGCTTGTTGAGGGATTTGGTTTTGGATGGGGAGAAACCGTTTTTTCAGGAGTAACCTTCCCTCTCGTTGAGCCTGGCCTAAGAAATGCTCTTAAATTAGGCTTCAAAAGAGTGATTATCTTACCTTATTTTCTTTTCTCTGGAGTTTTGGTAAGTCGTGTTAGGAATCATTCTATGAAAGTTGCAAATGATAATCCTGATGTGAATTTTTTACACGCAGGTTACTTATCAGACCAAGATTTAGTTATTGATACTTTTATGGAAAGAATTCAAGAAGTTTTTCATGGAGAGAATTTTATGAATTGTGCTTTATGTAAATATCGCTCTAATTTATTAGGTTTTGAAAGTGAGGTTGGATATGAGCAGATCAGTCACCATAATCATGTAGAAGGTTGTCTAGATATTTGCGCAGAAAATAATGCACACGAACACTCTCATGAACATTTTCCTTATCCACATGCTGAGCATCCTTTAGGACCTGTCACGCTTCGCTCTTTAAATAAAAGCCAAATATAA